A single region of the Actinoplanes sp. SE50/110 genome encodes:
- a CDS encoding response regulator transcription factor, which translates to MNASAAARVVLAEDGVLLREGLIGVLGRFGFTVVDAVGDAEHLIASVGVHQPDLVVTDIKMPPGFHDEGLRAAVELRRNRPGLPVVVLSQYVQEEYASDLIGTGDGVGYLLKDRVADIEDFVAALRTVLAGGTVVDPEVVRRLLHRPRDPLAGLSPREREVLGLIAEGRSNSSIAAALFVSETAVGKHIGNILGKLGLPPTDDTNRRVMAVLTYLGARS; encoded by the coding sequence GTGAACGCAAGCGCCGCCGCCCGGGTCGTGCTGGCCGAGGACGGGGTGCTGCTGCGGGAGGGGCTGATCGGGGTGCTCGGGCGGTTCGGCTTCACCGTGGTGGACGCGGTGGGCGACGCCGAGCACCTGATCGCCTCGGTCGGCGTGCACCAGCCCGATCTGGTGGTCACCGACATCAAGATGCCGCCCGGCTTCCACGACGAGGGCCTGCGGGCGGCGGTCGAGCTGCGGCGGAACCGCCCCGGCCTGCCGGTGGTGGTGCTGAGTCAGTACGTGCAGGAGGAGTACGCGTCGGATCTGATCGGCACCGGCGACGGCGTCGGCTATCTGCTGAAGGACCGGGTCGCCGACATCGAGGACTTCGTGGCGGCGCTGCGTACCGTCCTGGCCGGCGGGACCGTGGTCGACCCGGAGGTGGTGCGGCGCCTGCTGCACCGGCCACGGGATCCGCTGGCCGGGCTGTCCCCGCGGGAACGGGAAGTGCTGGGGCTGATCGCCGAGGGGCGGTCGAACTCGTCGATCGCGGCGGCGCTGTTCGTCAGCGAGACCGCGGTCGGCAAGCACATCGGCAACATCCTGGGCAAGCTCGGTCTGCCCCCGACGGACGACACCAACCGGCGGGTCATGGCGGTGCTGACCTACCTGGGCGCCCGCTCCTGA
- a CDS encoding protein-L-isoaspartate O-methyltransferase, whose protein sequence is MTDLRRRYIDLIRQDGVSLSPELATAFGSVPRELFVTGGFHRRDGSWMEPVDPDFLPTVYSNDVLVTKVDGDRPISSSSQPSLMAIMLAALDVRPGMRILEIGAGTGYNAALLATLGAEVTSVEVQEDVAAHARAALARAGISRARVVTGDGYPGSPDARYDRVIVTVGVAGLSPHWFAQLDPAGFVVAPVEHAGHHPVLTVTGSGTGRVVCSAGFMGAAGPLGARHPGSHPPPAGVLHGLTETAPPRWDPPLDSTAYRDLWYAAGAWDRRVTRATLPAGEVVRRDARHAFRSGEDIYLTLLDETGTGGAVLLPDGSVLAGGGDADRRTADAAALIDRWHRRGRPPMRAWQVGLTRAGDPDAPILVPTTWQPADD, encoded by the coding sequence ATGACGGATCTGCGGCGGCGCTATATCGATCTGATCCGGCAGGACGGCGTGTCCCTGTCGCCGGAGTTGGCCACGGCCTTCGGGTCGGTGCCCCGGGAGTTGTTCGTGACCGGTGGTTTCCACCGGCGTGACGGCAGCTGGATGGAGCCGGTCGACCCGGATTTCCTGCCCACTGTCTACAGCAACGACGTCCTGGTCACCAAGGTGGACGGCGACCGGCCGATCAGCTCGTCCAGCCAGCCCTCCCTGATGGCGATCATGTTGGCGGCCCTCGACGTCCGGCCGGGGATGCGGATCCTCGAGATCGGCGCCGGCACCGGTTACAACGCGGCGCTGCTGGCGACGCTCGGGGCGGAGGTGACCAGTGTGGAGGTGCAGGAGGACGTCGCCGCCCACGCGCGTGCCGCGCTGGCCCGGGCGGGGATCTCCCGGGCGCGGGTCGTCACCGGTGACGGTTATCCGGGATCTCCCGATGCCCGGTACGACCGGGTCATCGTCACGGTGGGTGTCGCCGGCCTCTCACCCCACTGGTTCGCCCAGCTGGACCCGGCTGGCTTCGTCGTCGCGCCGGTCGAGCACGCCGGCCACCATCCGGTGCTGACGGTAACCGGATCGGGCACCGGCCGGGTGGTCTGCTCGGCCGGTTTCATGGGCGCCGCCGGCCCGCTCGGCGCCCGCCACCCGGGCAGCCACCCGCCCCCGGCCGGCGTACTGCACGGCCTGACCGAAACCGCCCCGCCCCGCTGGGATCCGCCGTTGGACAGCACGGCCTATCGGGATCTCTGGTACGCGGCCGGCGCCTGGGACCGCCGGGTCACCCGCGCCACCCTTCCCGCGGGGGAGGTCGTCCGCCGGGATGCCCGGCATGCCTTCCGCAGCGGTGAGGACATCTACCTGACCCTGCTCGACGAGACCGGAACCGGTGGCGCGGTGCTCCTCCCGGACGGCTCGGTGCTGGCCGGTGGCGGTGACGCGGACCGGCGTACCGCCGACGCCGCCGCCCTGATCGACCGCTGGCATCGCCGGGGTCGTCCGCCGATGCGCGCCTGGCAGGTCGGCCTGACCCGGGCCGGCGACCCGGATGCCCCGATCCTGGTCCCCACGACGTGGCAGCCTGCCGACGACTAA
- a CDS encoding phosphotransferase, which yields MPRTVTLVLVDPAGDLLGAMPPFSVASPWWQEVAEVVAAAGAEVTVLRLLHADRPAPPGGHVTYLAETRARPAGLTPLGADLVPHALRAPWAEPGGPAVTLAWAAGVLDRLGFPGLTAVQQRTWNLSAIWRMDGPDGPVAWLKQVPPFLAHEPAVLGLVVEVAPSLVPYVLAAGSAGRMLLAHVPGEDRYGAGADLCARIAEAFHPVQEHYAGRVGELAGVPDRRLDAARFAAVAAPYLSGIPGLTGLIDDLPRRLAAVAACGLPDTLLHGDLHPGNVRTGSGPDSLVIVDWGDAAIGNPAFDLLRLVDGLADPEPIVAAWARRWRVTVPGSDPERAVELLRPVAGLWNAATYAGFLANIEQSEWPYHAGDVPDCLAAAVAAAGA from the coding sequence GTGCCCCGAACCGTGACCCTGGTGCTGGTCGACCCGGCCGGTGACCTGCTCGGTGCGATGCCGCCGTTCTCCGTCGCCAGCCCCTGGTGGCAGGAGGTGGCCGAGGTGGTGGCGGCGGCCGGCGCCGAGGTCACCGTCCTGCGCCTGCTGCACGCCGACCGGCCGGCGCCGCCCGGCGGGCACGTCACCTACCTCGCCGAGACCCGGGCTCGGCCTGCCGGGCTGACCCCGCTCGGCGCCGACCTGGTGCCGCACGCCCTGCGCGCCCCGTGGGCCGAGCCGGGCGGCCCCGCCGTGACGCTGGCCTGGGCGGCCGGCGTCCTGGACCGGCTCGGGTTTCCCGGCCTGACCGCCGTCCAGCAGCGCACCTGGAACCTGTCGGCGATCTGGCGGATGGACGGCCCGGACGGCCCGGTCGCCTGGCTCAAGCAGGTGCCGCCGTTCCTCGCGCACGAGCCGGCCGTGCTCGGCCTGGTCGTCGAGGTCGCGCCGAGCCTGGTGCCCTACGTGCTGGCCGCCGGCAGTGCGGGGCGGATGCTGCTGGCACACGTGCCGGGGGAGGACCGGTACGGCGCCGGCGCCGACCTGTGCGCCCGGATCGCCGAGGCTTTCCACCCGGTGCAGGAGCACTACGCCGGCCGTGTCGGCGAACTGGCCGGTGTCCCCGACCGTCGGCTGGACGCCGCGCGGTTCGCCGCCGTCGCCGCGCCCTACCTGTCCGGCATCCCGGGCCTGACCGGCCTGATCGACGACCTGCCGCGCCGGCTGGCCGCCGTGGCCGCCTGCGGCCTGCCCGACACCCTCCTGCACGGGGACCTGCATCCCGGCAACGTCCGCACCGGGTCCGGCCCGGACAGCCTCGTGATCGTCGACTGGGGAGACGCGGCGATCGGCAACCCCGCGTTCGATCTGCTGCGTCTCGTCGACGGGCTGGCCGATCCGGAGCCGATCGTCGCGGCGTGGGCACGGCGATGGCGGGTGACGGTGCCGGGCAGCGATCCGGAGCGTGCTGTCGAGCTGTTGCGGCCGGTCGCCGGGTTGTGGAATGCCGCCACCTACGCCGGTTTCCTCGCCAACATCGAGCAGTCGGAATGGCCCTATCACGCCGGCGACGTGCCGGACTGCCTCGCCGCGGCGGTCGCCGCAGCCGGAGCGTGA
- a CDS encoding glutaredoxin domain-containing protein encodes MNVPDRRAAVGWVPIHAPRFRIHAPRFAEFRIDSPCFAEFRIDSPCFAEFRIDSPCFAGFRIDSPRFAELRIGAAVSCHVLHPSGRKVATLWRTLPRMTRRWRLAALSAVCGVIIAAVKIAQGASPGGAAVLLAVFLVLAVVTSPLVFPRPAGVANGRPVIYWRPGCPFCLRLRARLGPDAARFAWVDIWADPAAAAIVRGFADGNETVPTVVINGEGFVNPDPQWVREKVQL; translated from the coding sequence ATGAACGTTCCGGATCGGCGCGCTGCGGTTGGCTGGGTTCCGATCCACGCGCCGCGGTTCCGGATCCACGCGCCGCGCTTCGCGGAGTTCCGGATCGACTCGCCGTGCTTCGCGGAGTTCCGGATCGACTCGCCGTGCTTCGCGGAGTTCCGGATCGACTCGCCGTGCTTCGCGGGGTTCCGGATCGACTCGCCGCGCTTCGCGGAGTTGCGGATCGGCGCCGCGGTCTCTTGCCACGTGCTGCACCCCTCCGGGCGGAAGGTGGCGACCCTGTGGCGTACCCTTCCGCGCATGACGCGAAGGTGGCGGCTCGCCGCGCTCAGCGCGGTCTGCGGCGTGATCATCGCCGCGGTCAAGATCGCGCAGGGTGCCTCACCCGGCGGTGCCGCGGTTCTACTGGCGGTCTTCCTGGTGCTGGCGGTGGTGACGTCACCGCTGGTCTTCCCGCGCCCGGCCGGCGTCGCCAACGGCCGCCCGGTGATCTACTGGCGGCCCGGCTGCCCGTTCTGCCTGCGGCTGCGGGCCCGACTGGGTCCGGACGCGGCCCGCTTCGCCTGGGTCGACATCTGGGCGGACCCGGCGGCCGCGGCGATCGTGCGCGGTTTCGCCGACGGCAACGAGACGGTCCCGACCGTGGTCATCAATGGTGAGGGTTTCGTCAATCCGGATCCGCAGTGGGTCCGGGAGAAAGTTCAGCTCTAG